The following coding sequences lie in one Arachis hypogaea cultivar Tifrunner chromosome 4, arahy.Tifrunner.gnm2.J5K5, whole genome shotgun sequence genomic window:
- the LOC112794305 gene encoding protein SPIRAL1-like 1 gives MGRGVSAGGGQSSLDYLFVTDEAANNNAPAADNVPAADIPPAASSEGQPADGSSPTENTTVTSPDDKQVPPGDVPGYLKNNYHRAEGQNCGNFVTDRPSTKVHAAPGGGSSLNYLFGGPPPENK, from the exons ATGGGTCGCGGTGTGAGTGCCGGTGGTGGTCAGAGTTCTTTGGACTATCTCTTTGTGACTGATGAGGCTGCCAATAACAATGCCCCGGCTGCAGACAATGTCCCAGCTGCAGACATTCCTCCAGCTGCAAGCAGTGAAGGTCAGCCTGCAGATGGTAGCAGCCCTACAGAAAATACTACTGTTACATCACCAGATGATAAGCAAGTTCCACCTGGAGATGTTCCTGGTTATCTTAAAAACAATTACCATCGTGCTGAGGGACAAAACTGTGGTAACTTCGTCACG GATCGACCATCTACAAAGGTTCATGCCGCTCCAGGTGGAGGGTCTTCCTTGAATTACCTCTTTGGTGGTCCTCCTCCTGAGAACAAGTAA